Within bacterium, the genomic segment GCGCGTCTTCGTCCGCCGCCCCGTGCTGACGACCATGCTCGTGGTCACCATGCTCTACCTGGGATTCACCGGCTACCGCTCCCTCAACCTCGAGCTGATGCCGAGGATCGACTACCCGGTGATCGTCGTCACCACGGTCTACCCCGGCGCGGCGCCGGGCGAGATCGAGACGCAGATCACCAAGCGCATCGAGGACCGGGTCGGGACCCTAGCCAACATCGAGGAGCTGGAGTCCACGTCGCGGGAGAGCGTCTCGCAGGTGGTCATCCAGTTCGCCCTGGAGACGAGCCAGGACCAGGACGCCATCGACGTGAAGGACCGGGTTGACCAGATCCGCTCGGAGCTGCCCGAGGATGCCGAGGACCCGGTCATCGCCAAGTACGATCTCGGCGGCGCGCCGGTCATCAACTTCGCGGTGGCCGCCGACCGCCCGCTCGAAGAGGTCTACCGCACCGTCGATCAGGTCATCAAGGAACGGCTCAGCCGGGTCGACGGCGTGGCCGAGGTCGTGGTCACCGGCGCCCGCGAGCGCGAGGTGCGCGTGGACGTCGACCCCGAGCGGCTGCGCTTCTACAACCTGAGCCTGCAGGACGTCCAGGA encodes:
- a CDS encoding efflux RND transporter permease subunit, which translates into the protein MNLLRVFVRRPVLTTMLVVTMLYLGFTGYRSLNLELMPRIDYPVIVVTTVYPGAAPGEIETQITKRIEDRVGTLANIEELESTSRESVSQVVIQFALETSQDQDAIDVKDRVDQIRSELPEDAEDPVIAKYDLGGAPVINFAVAADRPLEEVYRTVDQVIKERLSRVDGVAEVVVTGAREREVRVDVDPERLRFYNLSLQDVQDAIALQNVTIPGGKLSLGTYDYQVSVPGEVGRAEEILGFVLNPGLPDPVYIRDVAQVSFGIKDRESFSRVNGKEAVILTVTKRSGENIIDIVDEIKTVLERERPRLPAGT